A genome region from Ignavibacteria bacterium includes the following:
- a CDS encoding glycosyltransferase family 2 protein, with protein MKIPSISVIMSVYNGEKYIRDAIESILKQIYTNFEFIIINDGSTDDSAKIISSYSDARISLIQQENKGLSLALNRGIYASRGKYIARMDADDISESNRLLEQIQFMEENPEYVAVGTFANYVDDEGNFLYKGSLPIKDTDIRIGLPIKCPFVHSSVMMKADILKKIGGYKNCGRYFYQEDLLLWNDLSFEGSLYNINKYLINYRITPSSNSQRSRKFNAYQMNIVKNYSSTKILDFNKINNIPEEWTFQKDKNRLSFYYKNIGSTYLIKASNKIKAREYYIKSIKSNFFDIKAYVSLLVSYLPIFMIKRLSKVFIQIKNMVKNLLKG; from the coding sequence ATGAAAATACCTTCAATTTCAGTAATAATGTCCGTATATAACGGAGAGAAGTATATAAGAGATGCAATAGAAAGTATCTTAAAACAAATATATACAAATTTTGAATTTATTATTATTAATGATGGATCTACTGATGATAGCGCCAAAATAATCAGTTCATATTCGGATGCGCGAATCTCTCTTATACAACAGGAAAATAAGGGATTATCACTGGCGTTAAATAGGGGAATTTATGCATCAAGAGGAAAGTATATTGCACGTATGGATGCAGATGATATATCAGAATCTAATAGACTTTTGGAACAAATTCAGTTTATGGAAGAAAACCCTGAATATGTAGCAGTAGGCACATTCGCAAATTATGTCGATGATGAAGGAAATTTTTTATATAAAGGAAGTCTTCCTATTAAAGACACAGATATTAGAATTGGTCTTCCAATAAAATGTCCTTTTGTTCATAGTTCTGTAATGATGAAAGCAGATATTTTGAAAAAAATTGGGGGATACAAGAATTGCGGCAGATATTTCTATCAAGAAGATTTACTACTGTGGAATGATTTATCATTTGAAGGAAGTTTATATAATATAAATAAATATCTAATTAATTATCGTATTACACCCTCATCAAACTCGCAACGATCAAGAAAATTCAATGCCTATCAGATGAATATAGTTAAGAATTATTCTTCAACAAAAATATTAGATTTTAATAAAATTAATAATATTCCTGAAGAATGGACATTTCAGAAAGACAAAAATCGGTTATCCTTTTATTATAAGAATATTGGATCTACATATTTGATAAAAGCATCAAATAAAATAAAAGCACGTGAATATTATATTAAATCAATAAAAAGTAATTTTTTTGATATAAAGGCATATGTTAGTTTGTTAGTTTCTTATTTGCCCATATTTATGATAAAAAGGTTAAGCAAGGTTTTTATTCAGATTAAAAATATGGTTAAGAATTTACTAAAGGGATAA
- a CDS encoding NTP transferase domain-containing protein has product MDAVDSKLLIVFENEKFISLLSLGDLQRAIIANKSFDSPISEFLRKDIVIGAVNESFEEIKAKMKQFRTEFMPIIDETGNIIKLYFWDEIFVTPFYNNGDKLKLPVVIMAGGIGSRLKPITNIIPKALVPIGDKPIIERIIDNFNKFGADKFIISANYKADMLKYYFSNKESNKYKVSFIQEERPLGTAGSLALLKGQMSTTFFVSNCDIIIEQDYREILKYHVINNNEITVVASLKNYPIPYGVLETGENGNLISIKEKPEITYLINTGLYILEPHLLDELPDNHHYHITDLIEKIKNRNGKIGVFPVSEKSLLDIGEWKLYQQTMELQQL; this is encoded by the coding sequence ATGGATGCTGTTGATTCAAAATTGTTAATCGTTTTTGAAAATGAAAAATTTATAAGTCTTTTAAGCTTAGGTGATTTGCAACGTGCTATCATTGCCAATAAAAGTTTTGATTCTCCTATATCTGAGTTCTTACGTAAGGATATCGTTATTGGCGCTGTAAATGAAAGTTTTGAAGAAATAAAAGCAAAAATGAAGCAATTTCGTACTGAATTTATGCCAATCATAGATGAAACTGGAAATATTATAAAGTTGTACTTTTGGGATGAAATATTTGTCACCCCATTTTATAACAATGGGGATAAACTTAAGCTTCCTGTTGTTATAATGGCTGGAGGAATTGGCTCACGCTTAAAGCCTATTACTAATATAATACCGAAAGCGTTAGTTCCAATTGGAGATAAGCCTATTATTGAAAGGATAATTGACAATTTTAATAAATTTGGCGCCGATAAATTTATAATTTCAGCAAATTATAAAGCAGATATGTTAAAATATTATTTCAGTAATAAGGAATCTAATAAATATAAGGTGTCATTTATTCAAGAAGAAAGACCCCTCGGTACTGCTGGCAGTTTGGCATTATTAAAAGGTCAAATGAGTACTACTTTCTTTGTTTCAAATTGTGATATAATAATTGAACAAGATTATAGAGAAATATTGAAATATCATGTAATAAATAATAATGAAATAACTGTTGTTGCATCCTTAAAAAATTATCCAATCCCTTATGGCGTTTTAGAAACAGGAGAAAATGGAAATTTAATTAGTATAAAGGAAAAGCCAGAAATTACATATTTAATCAACACAGGTCTGTATATACTTGAACCTCATTTACTAGATGAACTACCTGATAATCACCATTACCATATAACTGATTTAATAGAAAAAATAAAAAACAGAAATGGAAAAATAGGAGTATTCCCAGTAAGTGAGAAGTCATTGTTAGATATTGGGGAATGGAAATTGTATCAGCAAACTATGGAGTTGCAACAATTATGA
- a CDS encoding glycosyltransferase family 4 protein: MEIVSANYGVATIMRICFILGGKNIFFERLCEYLLERKHEIHVINLSNNEITVNGSIYHNDFKLKAKNNFSNLIKYFKIRRYIKENIKPDIISAFYITHNGWLAAFTNIHPFVLHVMGSDFLLAPRRNILKSFFNNYAIRRADVIISESETIQNGISSIRKSGKGNFVIQFGVNLNLFKSGLDVSQLKEELNIDWQIVIISPRNSTAIYNQEKVIASFAGVCKERNDIILLLKAQNDKYKKEFSDIAKGYGVLDKIRFYGFVPLEELPLYYNLSKIMISIPSSDSVSVCLQEAMACGVVPVISDLPAPKEWIKEGYNGFVVPINDCSKITQKILSILNNLDTGIEINKINRKIIEQKSDFIKNMNDIEYLYAHYNK; the protein is encoded by the coding sequence ATGGAAATTGTATCAGCAAACTATGGAGTTGCAACAATTATGAGAATATGTTTTATTTTGGGGGGTAAGAATATATTTTTCGAAAGACTATGTGAATACCTATTAGAGAGGAAGCATGAAATCCACGTAATTAATTTATCTAATAACGAAATTACTGTGAATGGTTCAATATACCATAATGATTTTAAATTAAAAGCTAAAAATAACTTTTCAAACCTAATTAAATATTTTAAAATTAGGCGTTATATAAAAGAAAATATAAAACCAGATATTATATCTGCCTTTTATATAACACATAATGGCTGGCTTGCTGCATTCACGAATATACATCCCTTTGTTTTGCATGTGATGGGTTCAGATTTCTTATTGGCTCCCAGACGAAATATTCTAAAATCTTTTTTCAACAATTATGCTATTCGAAGGGCCGATGTAATTATTTCTGAATCTGAAACAATACAGAATGGTATTTCTTCAATAAGAAAGAGCGGGAAAGGTAATTTTGTAATTCAATTTGGTGTAAACCTGAATTTATTTAAGTCAGGTCTGGATGTATCGCAATTGAAAGAAGAGTTAAATATTGATTGGCAAATTGTTATCATTAGCCCACGAAATAGTACGGCAATTTATAACCAGGAGAAAGTTATCGCCTCTTTTGCGGGAGTGTGCAAGGAGCGTAATGATATAATATTATTACTTAAAGCACAAAATGATAAATATAAAAAAGAGTTTTCAGATATAGCAAAAGGGTATGGGGTTTTGGATAAAATCCGTTTTTATGGATTTGTCCCATTGGAGGAGTTGCCTTTATACTATAATTTATCAAAAATAATGATTTCAATTCCTTCTTCTGATAGCGTTTCCGTATGTTTACAAGAGGCGATGGCATGTGGAGTTGTTCCAGTGATATCAGATTTGCCTGCACCAAAAGAATGGATTAAGGAAGGATATAATGGATTTGTAGTCCCGATAAATGACTGTTCAAAAATTACCCAAAAGATATTATCAATTCTTAATAATTTAGATACTGGAATAGAAATAAACAAAATAAACAGGAAAATTATTGAGCAAAAGTCAGATTTCATCAAAAATATGAATGATATCGAATATTTGTATGCTCATTATAATAAATAG
- a CDS encoding oligosaccharide flippase family protein, with the protein MKDILKSSTYVGLTEALLIIVTIIKNKFIAIHIGPEGFGAVNLLASFFSIATVFSTTWLTTGLVKYISEYNSDDNKKYLAEIYNFALVFTFAISFIIVVLIFIFSDYVRNNFLSPEILYNYFFLYNISFIATSLNSTFSSALQGFIIIKKAVYLRVVNAIISLVLVIALILLYDTLGYFISILISAFVSVILYKLELDKLIKMRVSVPNLKSPANKKLFKYGGVSIFTGFLNFICQYAQRLIIISYANLSTLGLYSAVNSLVTYIGLANKGATYYYLPKMSQTLPLAERNALLNDFIKFSLYSTFPFVIISILFGQEFLLVLYSKKFVSVSGVFGYFVFAQYLIVLLTCFQSILIGQAYLKPLIFTSLVTQLLWILLPYLLYKRIGLTSLAIGFILSSTFEIVFSAIYLKIKIGLITSRKNIVIFISSVIISLATIKMIYLSFGIKMMILIIISLFAFYSLPREDRIKIKGIVLRNKYNFSKV; encoded by the coding sequence GTGAAAGATATTTTAAAAAGTTCGACTTATGTGGGTCTTACTGAAGCACTGCTGATAATAGTAACTATTATCAAAAATAAATTTATTGCTATCCATATTGGACCTGAAGGATTTGGAGCTGTAAATTTGCTGGCTTCTTTTTTTAGTATTGCAACAGTCTTTAGTACTACTTGGCTTACAACCGGCTTAGTAAAGTACATAAGTGAGTATAACTCAGACGACAATAAGAAGTACTTAGCTGAAATCTATAATTTTGCATTAGTATTCACTTTTGCTATTTCATTCATTATTGTTGTTTTGATATTTATATTTTCTGATTATGTAAGAAATAATTTTTTGAGTCCTGAAATACTTTATAATTATTTCTTCCTTTATAATATTTCGTTTATTGCAACAAGTTTGAACTCCACCTTTTCGTCTGCATTGCAAGGATTTATTATAATTAAAAAGGCTGTGTATCTAAGAGTAGTTAATGCAATTATTAGCCTAGTACTGGTAATTGCATTAATCCTCCTTTATGATACATTAGGATATTTTATAAGCATTTTGATTAGTGCTTTTGTAAGTGTGATACTTTATAAATTAGAATTAGATAAACTTATAAAAATGAGGGTTTCTGTCCCGAATCTAAAAAGTCCTGCTAATAAAAAATTATTTAAATATGGTGGAGTGAGTATATTTACAGGGTTTCTGAACTTTATATGCCAATATGCACAGCGTTTAATTATTATTTCTTATGCTAACCTTTCGACATTGGGATTATATAGTGCTGTTAATTCCTTAGTTACTTACATAGGATTAGCAAACAAAGGGGCAACATATTATTATCTGCCCAAAATGTCTCAAACTCTACCCCTCGCTGAAAGAAATGCTTTATTGAATGATTTTATTAAATTTAGCTTATATTCTACTTTCCCATTTGTGATAATTAGCATCTTGTTCGGGCAAGAATTTCTTCTAGTGCTTTACAGTAAAAAATTTGTTTCTGTAAGCGGAGTATTCGGTTATTTTGTATTTGCCCAATATTTAATAGTTTTGCTTACTTGTTTTCAATCTATTCTTATTGGTCAAGCCTATTTAAAACCTCTTATATTTACAAGTTTAGTAACACAATTATTATGGATATTACTCCCTTATTTATTGTATAAGAGAATAGGATTGACTTCGCTTGCTATAGGATTCATATTATCAAGCACTTTTGAAATAGTCTTTTCTGCTATATATCTTAAAATTAAAATTGGCTTAATAACTAGTCGGAAAAATATTGTTATTTTTATTTCTTCAGTGATTATCAGTTTGGCTACAATTAAAATGATATATTTATCTTTCGGAATTAAAATGATGATTTTGATTATTATTTCGTTATTTGCATTTTATAGTTTACCACGGGAGGATAGGATAAAAATTAAAGGAATTGTCTTAAGAAATAAATACAATTTTAGTAAGGTTTAA
- a CDS encoding glycosyltransferase family 2 protein, with amino-acid sequence MNYVIITPAKNEDKYIESTIRSVVKQTILPKEWIIVDDGSTDKTGEIVKKWSLNHPWINLLRKEKSNETFGSNVIQTFYYGLNSLPCSDYEFVVKLDADLEIDSESYFEYQIEQFNNNETLGITSGITYYVKDGEKNIEDHAFFHTTGALKMYRRKCFDQIGGLIPELGWDGIDCYKAMFHGWKTKTYYNLEVNHLGKEKDIFRKRNPEFYLKIGRSSYIRGQSLTFVLLKALKYLLNSRDIAIFQHYLYGYFNSWMKGEKKVVSKEEQIFIRGFQFRRLFYFINNH; translated from the coding sequence ATGAATTACGTTATTATAACTCCTGCAAAAAATGAAGATAAATATATTGAAAGTACCATACGATCAGTCGTTAAGCAAACTATTTTACCAAAGGAATGGATTATTGTAGATGATGGTTCAACAGACAAAACTGGGGAAATTGTAAAAAAATGGTCCTTAAATCATCCATGGATTAATTTATTAAGAAAAGAAAAATCAAATGAAACTTTCGGCTCAAATGTAATTCAAACATTTTATTATGGGCTCAATTCTTTACCTTGTTCTGATTATGAATTTGTAGTGAAATTAGATGCTGATTTAGAAATAGATTCTGAAAGTTATTTCGAATATCAAATTGAACAATTTAACAATAACGAAACTCTTGGTATAACTAGTGGAATAACTTATTATGTGAAAGATGGGGAAAAAAATATTGAAGACCATGCGTTCTTCCACACAACGGGTGCTTTAAAGATGTATCGAAGAAAATGTTTCGACCAAATTGGAGGATTAATTCCAGAGTTAGGGTGGGACGGAATTGATTGTTATAAAGCAATGTTCCATGGGTGGAAAACAAAAACTTACTATAACTTAGAAGTTAACCATTTAGGGAAGGAGAAGGATATATTTAGGAAAAGAAATCCTGAGTTTTATCTAAAAATTGGAAGATCCTCTTATATAAGAGGGCAAAGCCTGACCTTTGTTCTCCTTAAGGCGTTAAAATATTTATTAAATTCAAGAGACATCGCAATATTCCAACATTATTTATATGGATATTTCAACTCTTGGATGAAAGGAGAAAAGAAAGTGGTTTCAAAAGAAGAACAAATATTTATTAGAGGATTTCAGTTCCGTAGATTATTTTATTTTATCAATAACCATTGA
- a CDS encoding NAD-dependent epimerase/dehydratase family protein produces the protein MEKILITGAAGFIGSHLTERCVELGYSVKVFVRYNSKNNWGWLEDSKVKNDIEIVAGDIRDYDSVFNAMQGCKTVLHLAALIGIPYSYVSPLAYIKTNIEGTYNVLQAGKVLNYENVLVTSTSETYGTAQYVPIDEKHPSVGQSPYSATKISADQMAISYYKSFNLPVKIVRPFNTYGPRQSARAIIPTIITQILSGKTHLSLGNLTPTRDLTFVKDTANGFLEIMKVNGLYGEATNIGMKSEISVGDLVHMIGKLMQTDLHYEIDNQRVRPANSEVERLFCDNSKLVSNTNWKPAYDLGSGLLETINWLKENLHYYKAGIYNV, from the coding sequence ATGGAAAAAATATTAATTACAGGTGCTGCTGGGTTTATTGGCTCGCATCTTACTGAACGCTGTGTTGAATTGGGCTATTCTGTTAAGGTATTTGTCCGTTACAATTCAAAAAATAACTGGGGATGGTTAGAAGATTCAAAAGTAAAGAACGATATTGAAATTGTAGCAGGTGATATAAGAGATTATGATTCAGTTTTTAATGCTATGCAGGGCTGTAAAACGGTTCTGCACCTGGCTGCTCTGATAGGAATTCCATACTCATATGTTTCTCCACTGGCATACATCAAAACAAATATTGAAGGTACTTACAATGTACTTCAGGCTGGTAAAGTTTTGAATTATGAAAATGTCTTAGTGACATCCACAAGCGAGACCTATGGGACTGCTCAATATGTACCAATAGACGAAAAGCATCCTAGTGTGGGTCAATCGCCATATTCTGCTACAAAGATATCAGCAGATCAAATGGCAATAAGTTATTATAAATCTTTTAATCTTCCAGTTAAGATAGTCCGTCCTTTCAATACCTATGGTCCCCGCCAGTCTGCTCGTGCAATTATTCCAACAATAATAACTCAGATCTTAAGTGGTAAAACTCATTTGTCCTTAGGTAATTTGACTCCTACAAGAGATTTAACCTTTGTAAAAGATACAGCAAATGGGTTCCTGGAAATAATGAAAGTCAATGGATTGTATGGAGAAGCGACAAATATTGGTATGAAAAGTGAAATATCCGTTGGTGACTTGGTGCATATGATCGGGAAATTGATGCAGACAGATTTACATTATGAAATCGATAATCAGAGGGTCCGTCCCGCAAATAGTGAAGTAGAAAGACTATTCTGTGATAATTCAAAATTAGTCTCTAATACGAATTGGAAACCCGCTTATGATCTGGGAAGTGGTTTATTAGAAACCATTAATTGGCTAAAAGAGAATCTTCATTACTATAAAGCTGGAATTTATAATGTATAG
- a CDS encoding LegC family aminotransferase translates to MYSETIKFIKSLYPNQNPVPLHAPVFLGKEKEYLNECIDTTFVSYVGKFVTKFEEMTAQYTGAKYAVAVVNGTAALQIALQVAGIGDGDEVITQPLTFVATANAISHTGAKPVFVDVDMETMGLSPEKLSEFLKQNGEIKQDYCLNKVTGRKIKAIVPMHTFGFPCRIEEIVEIADNYHIAVIEDAAESLGSFYKGKHTGTFGLAGILSYNGNKTVTTGGGGMIITDNEELARKAKHLTTTGKIPHRWEYKHDIIAYNYRMTNLNAAIGVAQMEYFDRILKSKKETTNLYREYFCNTDIKFFTAPKDTVANYWLNVIQLKDKADRNDFLEYSNSNGVMTRPIWCLMDNLKMYTNCMKGNLDNSRWLEDRVINIPSGYRKI, encoded by the coding sequence ATGTATAGTGAAACAATAAAATTTATCAAATCGTTATATCCAAATCAAAATCCTGTACCTCTCCATGCTCCTGTATTTTTAGGTAAGGAAAAAGAATATTTGAATGAATGTATCGATACAACATTTGTATCATATGTTGGCAAATTCGTTACAAAATTTGAAGAAATGACGGCTCAGTATACGGGAGCTAAATATGCAGTCGCAGTTGTAAATGGAACTGCGGCTTTGCAGATCGCCCTTCAGGTAGCAGGCATAGGAGACGGTGACGAGGTAATTACACAGCCGCTTACATTCGTAGCAACGGCAAATGCTATTTCCCATACCGGCGCAAAACCTGTATTTGTTGATGTTGATATGGAAACTATGGGGCTTTCCCCAGAAAAATTATCGGAATTCTTAAAACAGAATGGCGAAATTAAACAAGACTATTGCTTGAATAAAGTTACTGGAAGAAAAATTAAAGCAATTGTCCCAATGCATACTTTTGGCTTTCCATGCAGGATTGAGGAAATTGTTGAGATTGCAGACAATTACCATATTGCCGTGATTGAAGATGCAGCGGAATCTCTGGGCTCCTTCTATAAGGGAAAACATACAGGAACATTCGGACTTGCTGGAATCCTAAGCTATAATGGTAATAAAACAGTAACTACAGGCGGTGGTGGAATGATTATAACTGATAATGAGGAACTTGCAAGAAAAGCTAAGCATCTTACTACTACTGGAAAAATTCCTCACAGGTGGGAGTATAAGCACGATATTATTGCTTATAATTATCGCATGACGAACCTTAATGCCGCTATTGGTGTTGCCCAGATGGAATATTTTGACAGGATATTAAAATCTAAAAAAGAAACAACAAATCTTTATAGAGAGTACTTCTGTAATACCGATATCAAGTTCTTTACTGCCCCTAAAGATACAGTTGCCAATTATTGGTTGAACGTAATTCAGCTAAAGGATAAAGCTGATAGAAATGACTTCCTTGAATACTCCAATTCTAATGGGGTGATGACTAGGCCAATCTGGTGTTTAATGGATAATCTTAAAATGTATACAAATTGTATGAAGGGTAATTTAGACAATTCAAGATGGTTAGAAGATCGGGTTATAAACATTCCAAGTGGATATAGAAAAATATAA
- a CDS encoding acyltransferase, whose translation MIAYGVVIHTSTHDYNCHPMWTKHIMRPVKIGKYVWIGTGAIILPGVIIKDHAVIAAGSVVNANVPEGAIVAGNPARIVKYRDPSIYKNKLPIIENRSEAEIINDTYLSNNCKLR comes from the coding sequence ATGATCGCTTATGGAGTGGTTATTCATACATCAACCCATGATTATAATTGTCATCCAATGTGGACAAAACATATCATGCGACCAGTAAAAATAGGCAAATATGTATGGATAGGGACAGGAGCAATTATTTTGCCAGGAGTCATTATAAAGGATCATGCAGTTATTGCTGCGGGAAGTGTAGTAAATGCGAATGTGCCTGAGGGGGCTATAGTAGCAGGAAATCCAGCGAGAATTGTTAAATATCGTGATCCCAGTATCTATAAAAATAAACTACCAATAATTGAAAATAGATCAGAAGCCGAAATAATTAACGATACTTATCTATCTAACAATTGTAAACTCCGTTAG
- a CDS encoding alpha-1,2-fucosyltransferase, whose protein sequence is MIICRLKGGLGNQLFQYAIARRLSKKCNCDFKLDISAFQNDNFGRDYMLGKFNVIQNIVTSEELRTINLWFSNSCKGKLLRCGSKVLPYYRRYIVNETRPYFYDQNILKIRNNSCLNGYWQNENYFKEIRDILLKEFVVVSKLRGKNKDLADDINKTNSVGIHIRRHKGIQSNSVLYKKVVSQYGLVSNEYYNRAVDIIANKQSNIEVFVFSDDIEWAKANLNFTYPITFVDNNDEANGYEDFRLLSLCKHQIIANSTFSWWAAWLNNYHDKVIISPNKWVQSLLNIPNGIYPDNWLLLNN, encoded by the coding sequence ATGATAATATGTAGATTAAAAGGTGGACTTGGCAATCAGTTGTTTCAGTATGCTATAGCCAGAAGGTTATCTAAAAAATGCAATTGCGATTTTAAATTGGATATTTCTGCATTTCAAAATGATAATTTTGGCCGTGATTATATGCTGGGGAAATTTAATGTTATCCAAAACATTGTCACTTCTGAAGAATTACGAACAATAAACCTTTGGTTTTCAAATTCTTGCAAAGGTAAACTATTGAGGTGCGGAAGTAAAGTGCTCCCATATTATAGAAGATACATTGTAAACGAAACGAGGCCTTATTTTTATGACCAAAATATTTTAAAAATACGAAATAATTCATGTTTAAATGGTTATTGGCAAAATGAAAATTATTTTAAAGAAATTAGGGATATTTTATTAAAGGAGTTCGTTGTTGTTTCAAAATTGAGGGGAAAAAACAAAGATCTAGCTGATGATATAAATAAAACAAATTCAGTTGGTATACATATTAGACGACATAAGGGTATACAAAGCAATAGTGTGTTATATAAGAAAGTTGTTTCTCAATATGGTCTTGTATCCAATGAATATTATAATAGAGCAGTTGATATTATTGCGAATAAACAGAGTAATATCGAAGTATTCGTATTTTCTGATGATATTGAATGGGCAAAAGCAAATTTAAATTTTACTTATCCAATAACTTTTGTTGACAATAATGATGAAGCAAACGGCTACGAAGATTTTCGTTTGTTAAGTCTTTGTAAGCATCAAATAATAGCAAATAGTACTTTTAGTTGGTGGGCAGCTTGGTTAAACAATTACCATGATAAAGTTATTATATCTCCGAATAAATGGGTTCAAAGTCTTTTAAATATTCCAAATGGAATTTATCCAGATAATTGGTTGTTGCTTAATAATTAA
- a CDS encoding phenylacetate--CoA ligase family protein yields MKVYSSFAKHGLLPLADLILGQSIAGNLKLIKTCQKWSREEVKEYQNSKFLELVTSFYTQSPYYAKMLDALGLRISDIRSIEDIKYLPILTKKIIKENYDRLIPLNINNVKHKKDATGGSTGNPMKYLISIDSLSFTTAFNIFCWERAGWSYGDSYIALGSSSLFSSTNIKFKYHMYNKIRGRIPLNGVSLPKGVLDNYIQLIKRKKVKFIYGYASAIYLLAKYVLENHIELDIKICFPTSEILTSLYRNTIKQAFGCKIMDCYGARDGGIGAYEIEDSKYFVSYNSFVEVIQPDDTGNGKIIVTDLNNFAFPFIRYELGDEVNLLNNNTTSYNGQVLGKILGRTSDIIHLGNGRSLTGPGFTILFKDLNIESYQLKQDNNLELTCFLKRNNNYSLSEEKIIYDTLKRQAGNECKINIEYVDEFLLSKSGKKAYFMV; encoded by the coding sequence ATGAAAGTGTACAGTAGCTTTGCAAAACATGGATTATTACCTTTGGCTGATTTAATTTTAGGACAAAGTATTGCGGGAAACCTAAAGCTCATTAAAACTTGTCAAAAGTGGTCAAGAGAGGAAGTAAAAGAGTATCAGAATTCGAAGTTTTTGGAACTGGTAACTTCATTTTACACGCAATCTCCGTACTATGCGAAAATGCTTGATGCTTTAGGATTAAGAATCTCTGATATCAGGAGTATTGAAGATATTAAGTATTTGCCAATCCTGACAAAAAAAATAATAAAAGAAAATTATGATAGATTAATTCCATTAAATATCAATAATGTAAAACATAAAAAAGATGCTACTGGTGGTTCCACTGGTAATCCAATGAAATATTTGATTAGCATTGATTCATTATCTTTTACAACTGCATTTAATATATTTTGTTGGGAGCGAGCAGGCTGGTCTTATGGTGATAGTTATATTGCACTGGGAAGCTCCTCACTTTTTTCATCAACAAATATAAAATTTAAATATCACATGTATAATAAAATAAGGGGGCGTATTCCCTTAAATGGTGTTTCTTTACCTAAAGGAGTATTGGACAATTATATACAATTGATAAAGAGGAAAAAGGTTAAATTTATATATGGCTATGCTTCAGCTATTTATTTACTCGCAAAATATGTACTTGAAAATCATATCGAGCTCGATATAAAAATATGTTTCCCCACATCTGAAATTCTAACTTCATTGTACAGAAATACAATTAAGCAGGCATTTGGTTGCAAAATTATGGACTGTTATGGGGCTCGTGATGGCGGGATTGGAGCCTATGAGATAGAAGATAGTAAGTACTTTGTTTCTTATAATAGTTTCGTGGAGGTTATTCAACCAGATGATACTGGGAATGGGAAAATAATTGTTACTGACCTTAATAATTTTGCATTCCCATTTATTAGGTACGAATTGGGAGATGAAGTGAATTTGCTAAATAATAATACTACATCTTACAACGGACAGGTTTTAGGGAAGATCTTGGGGAGGACAAGTGATATAATTCATCTTGGAAATGGTCGTAGTTTAACAGGTCCTGGTTTCACAATATTGTTCAAGGATCTAAATATTGAATCATATCAATTGAAACAGGATAATAATCTTGAGTTGACATGTTTCTTAAAAAGAAATAATAATTATTCACTTTCCGAAGAAAAAATCATTTATGATACTCTCAAAAGGCAAGCTGGAAATGAATGCAAAATAAATATAGAATATGTGGATGAATTTTTATTATCAAAAAGTGGGAAAAAAGCATATTTCATGGTTTAA